GATGTCGCGCACCATCAGCGGCGCCGCGTAGAGGTTGTCGGTCGGGATGTCGAAGAAGCCCTGGATCTGGCCGGCATGCAAATCGAGTGTCATGACGCGGTCGACGCCGGCCTGGGTGATCAGATTGGCGACGAGCTTTGCCGAGATCGGCGTGCGGGATCCCGATTTGCGGTCCTGCCTTGCGTAGCCGAAATAGGGGATCACCGCCGTGATACGGCGCGCCGAGGAGCGGCGCAGCGCGTCGGTGATGATCAGTAATTCCATCAGATGGTCGTTGGCCGGGAACGACGTCGATTGCAGGATGAAGGCGTCCGAGCCGCGGACATTTTCCTGGATTTCGACGAAGATCTCCATGTCGGCGAAGCGCCGCACGACCGCCTTGGTGAGCGGCAGGTCCAGCCCTTGCGCGATCGCCTGGGCGAGAGCCGGATTGGAGTTGCCGGCGACAAGCTTGATTGAGCCGTTTTTGGCCGACATGGACGCTTCCTCCCGCGCCTTTCTGGATACGACGTTCAGCATCTCGAAATACCCACGGAGCACGGTTTCGACGGGCGAGGCAATATCAGGCCGAAGGCTCCACTGGCAACCCGGGAAGGTACGATATCCTGTCGAAAATCCTGAGTCCGGCCAAGAGTTTGGCCGCCAGTTGGGATGAGGGTTTAGCGGTGGTTATCGGTCGGCATAACCGAGCGCCGTGGCGGGCATCTCCGCGTTCGGCGCGGGCGACGAGACGCTTGCGACCGCCGGCCCCCGCAGGCCCGGGACGGTGTCCGGCGCATCTGGCGGCGTGCCGTTGATCATATTGGAAAGTCCTCTGAATCCGGCCTGCGCGATCTTCCTCAGGACCAGGTCGTCGGCTGCCGACCAGGGATCGCGCCCACCCTTGCCGGCCGGTTCCTCGCCGGACAGGCGCAGCGCCCGCTGCTGGTTGGCGTCGTAGACGTCCCAGACCCAGGCGATCATGGTCTTGCCGCGGACGACCTGCGCGGAGAGGT
This genomic interval from Bradyrhizobium sp. CB82 contains the following:
- a CDS encoding ribose-phosphate pyrophosphokinase, with amino-acid sequence MSAKNGSIKLVAGNSNPALAQAIAQGLDLPLTKAVVRRFADMEIFVEIQENVRGSDAFILQSTSFPANDHLMELLIITDALRRSSARRITAVIPYFGYARQDRKSGSRTPISAKLVANLITQAGVDRVMTLDLHAGQIQGFFDIPTDNLYAAPLMVRDIKEKFDLSKVMVVSPDVGGVARARGLAKRINTPLAIVDKRRERPGESEVMNVIGDVSGYTCILVDDIVDSGGTLVNAAGALIAKGAKEVYAYITHGVLSGGAAARIASSQLKELVITDSIQPTEAVLKSTNIRMLPIASLISDAITRTAAEESVSSLFD